The stretch of DNA ATGTCCGTCACCGGGAGGGGCTACGGCACCGAGGCCACGGACCTCGTGCTGGAGTACGCCTTCACCGTGGCCGGGCTGCACCGGGTCGCCCTGGAGGTGTTCGCGTTCAACACCCGCGCGCAGAGGTCCTACGCCCGGTCGGGGTTCGTCCGGGAGGGCGTCTGGCGCGAGTCCCTGCGCTGGGACGGCGAGTGGCACGACGCCGTGCTGATGTCGGTCCTGGCCGAGGAGTACGCCGAGCTCCGCGCCGCCCGGAAGAAGGGCTGAGGCGGGTTCCGTGGGCGCCGCCCGTCGCGCAGCGGGGTGCGTACCCGCGGAACGCCTCCCGGGGCTACCCTCGGGCCATGCCCGTTCCTGACTTCCTCCTCGCCCTCCGCAGCCACGTCGGCCACGGCCTCCTGCCCCTCGTCGGGGTGACGGCGGTGGTGGTCAACGAGGAGGGCGAGGTCCTCCTGCACCGGCGCGCGGACGACGGCCGCTGGGCCACGCCCGGCGGCATCCTGGAACCGGAGGAGGAGCCCGCCCGGGCCGTGGTCCGCGAGGTGCGCGAGGAGACCGGGGTGGAGGTCGAGGTGGAGCGGCTCACCAGCGTGCTCGCCCAGGAGCCCTTCACCTACCCCAACGGCGACCGCGTGCAGATCCTCGACCTGGCCTTCCGCTGCCGCCCCGTGGGCGGGGCGCCCGACGCCAGCGGCGACGAGAGCCTGGACGTGCGCTGGTTCCCGCCCGGGGCCCTGCCGGACATGCC from Nocardiopsis dassonvillei subsp. dassonvillei DSM 43111 encodes:
- a CDS encoding NUDIX hydrolase, giving the protein MPVPDFLLALRSHVGHGLLPLVGVTAVVVNEEGEVLLHRRADDGRWATPGGILEPEEEPARAVVREVREETGVEVEVERLTSVLAQEPFTYPNGDRVQILDLAFRCRPVGGAPDASGDESLDVRWFPPGALPDMPQRILDRIGHAHEDRPGPFYVT